The following are from one region of the Brienomyrus brachyistius isolate T26 chromosome 13, BBRACH_0.4, whole genome shotgun sequence genome:
- the fbxl22 gene encoding F-box and leucine-rich protein 22, with product MHITQLNRECLLHLFSFLDKDSRLSLSLTCLHLRDVFLEPGLWPLLRFHSPGELNKCNFLLGTSLRYLSICWYSSRVKVCNVEDWMKTTFQKDICSRHEGLVSEFLARVCKTCPNLISLTLAGCGHITNDDVVAVLRSCTTLRCLCLENCVRITDTLLHGIVTYGSALRTVQIDFCRNVTQAGLQMVASQRPAIQLSADRSAGMIPDCPPQDSPRDRRLRLSQLREASRTVRGTLRGTGSGTV from the exons ATGCACATCACACAGCTTAACCGTGAATGCTTGCTCCACCTCTTCTCCTTCCTGGACAAGGATAGTCGGTTAAGCCTTTCGCTGACGTGTCTCCACCTCAGAGACGTCTTTCTGGAGCCTGGCCTGTGGCCCTTGCTGCGTTTCCACTCGCCGGGTGAGCTGAATAAGTGTAACTTTTTGTTGGGGACCTCACTGCGCTACCTGTCCATATGCTGGTACTCCAGCAGGGTCAAGGTCTGCAACGTCGAAGACTGGATGAAGACCACTTTTCAGAAGGACATCTGCAGCAGACATGAGGGGCTGGTCAGTGAATTCCTGGCTCGCGTATGCAAAAC GTGTCCAAACCTTATCTCTTTGACACTGGCCGGCTGTGGTCACATCACCAACGACGATGTGGTTGCCGTCTTACGGAGCTGCACAACCCTGCGCTGTCTGTGCCTGGAGAACTGCGTGCGCATCACCGACACTCTGCTGCATGGCATCGTCACCTACGGCTCTGCCCTGAGGACTGTACAGATCGACTTCTGTCGtaacgtgacccaggcggggtTACAGATGGTAGCATCACAGCGGCCTGCGATCCAGCTGAGCGCCGATAGAAGTGCAGGGATGATACCCGACTGTCCTCCTCAGGACAGCCCTCGAGACAGGCGACTGAGGCTCAGCCAGCTCCGGGAAGCTTCCAGGACAGTCAGAGGAACTCTCAGAGGGACAGGCAGTGGGACAGTTTGA